One genomic region from Rosa rugosa chromosome 1, drRosRugo1.1, whole genome shotgun sequence encodes:
- the LOC133725364 gene encoding 2-oxoglutarate-dependent dioxygenase 19-like codes for MAAVAQALETPSSVTSIKSLAESSALNSVPSAYAFNINPNEEADPNDPEFAIPIIDMSLLTSGTPEQRSQIIHDLVKICQEWGFFIAINHGVPESLMKAMIDACHGFFSLPDEEKKEFKSGNDVLEMFKYGTSYNLALDKVLLWRDFFKVRTHPEFYSLYKPATFSEVSMEFGKRTREVALEIIKAISESLGLEPNYIFETMNMDRGLQLLAGNYYPPCPQPEHAIGIPHHTDHGLVTLLIQNEMNGLQVEHNGKWLTVNGPANGFFVNLADQMQILTNGKYKSVMHRATVNNKATRISIAIPHGPSVDTTIAPAPELCEREGKPPKYLAMNYKEYIQLQQSGKNYMKSTFDHILA; via the exons ATGGCTGCAGTTGCTCAGGCCTTAGAGACCCCCTCATCTGTTACCAGCATCAAATCACTAGCCGAGTCCTCTGCTCTAAACTCTGTCCCTTCTGCCTATGCCTTCAACATAAACCCCAATGAAGAAGCAGATCCAAACGATCCCGAATTCGCAATTCCAATCATCGATATGTCACTCCTCACATCTGGTACTCCTGAACAACGCTCCCAAATCATCCATGACCTCGTCAAAATTTGTCAAGAATGGGGCTTCTTCATA GCAATTAACCACGGAGTGCCAGAGAGCCTAATGAAGGCCATGATTGACGCCTGTCACGGCTTCTTCAGTCTTCCAGACGAGGAGAAAAAGGAATTCAAATCAGGGAATGATGTGCTAGAAATGTTCAAGTATGGTACCAGCTATAACCTTGCCTTGGATAAGGTCCTTCTCTGGAGGGACTTCTTCAAGGTCAGAACACATCCTGAGTTTTACTCCCTCTACAAACCGGCTACCTTCAG tgAGGTTTCAATGGAGTTTGGCAAAAGAACAAGAGAAGTGGCACTAGAAATCATAAAAGCAATATCTGAAAGCCTGGGATTGGAGCCGAATTACATATTCGAAACGATGAACATGGACCGTGGCTTACAATTGCTGGCCGGGAACTACTATCCTCCTTGCCCTCAGCCGGAACATGCCATTGGTATACCACATCACACCGATCACGGTCTAGTCACACTCCTCATCCAGAATGAGATGAACGGTCTCCAAGTCGAACACAACGGAAAATGGCTCACCGTTAACGGCCCTGCCAATGGGTTTTTTGTTAACCTTGCTGATCAAATGCAG ATTCTTACCAACGGTAAATACAAGAGTGTGATGCATAGGGCGACTGTGAACAACAAAGCAACGAGGATATCAATAGCTATACCACATGGACCTTCTGTAGATACAACTATTGCTCCAGCTCCAGAGCTGTGTGAAAGAGAAGGCAAACCTCCCAAGTACCTTGCCATGAACTACAAGGAGTACATTCAGCTTCAGCAGAGCGGCAAGAACTACATGAAGTCCACATTCGATCACATACTAGCCTAG
- the LOC133725361 gene encoding GTP-binding protein YPTM2-like, protein MIPEYDYLFKLLLIGDSGVGKSCLLLRFADDSYIDSYISTIGVDFKIRTVEQDGKVVKLQIWDTAGQERFRTITSSYYRGAHGIILVYDVTDQESFNNVKTWLQEIDKFAVGNVNKLLVGNKSDLADKKVVSSEASKAFADELGIPFLETSAKNSTNVDQAFMTMVTEIKNRIATQPMSANKPSTVHMRGQPVNQKTTCCSS, encoded by the exons ATGATTCCTGAATA TGATTATCTTTTCAAACTTTTGCTCATTGGAGATTCTGGCGTTGGCAAGTCTTGCCTTCTTCTGAGATTTGCG GATGATTCTTACATTGACAGCTACATAAGTACCATTGGTGTTGACTTT AAAATTCGAACAGTGGAGCAGGACGGAAAGGTTGTTAAACTTCAAATT TGGGACACGGCTGGTCAAGAACGTTTCAGAACAATTACAAGCAGCTACTACCGTGGTGCACATGGCATTATC CTTGTCTATGATGTCACCGATCAAGAGAGCTTCAACAATGTGAAGACCTGGCTGCaagaaattgataaatttgcTGTTGGAAATGTGAACAAGCTGTTGGTTGGAAATAAGTCTGACTTAGCTGACAAGAAAGTGGTATCTTCTGAAGCCAGCAAG GCATTTGCAGATGAGCTAGGAATTCCGTTCTTGGAAACAAGTGCCAAAAACTCCACTAATGTAGACCAAGCATTCATGACTATGGTTACAGAGATAAAGAATAG GATTGCTACTCAACCGATGAGTGCTAACAAGCCATCTACTGTGCATATGCGTGGACAGCCAGTTAACCAGAAGACCACCTGCTGCTCATCTTGA
- the LOC133725362 gene encoding large ribosomal subunit protein eL28z-like: MATVPGQLIWEIVKKNNSFLVKEFGRSHAGVRFSKEPNNLLNLHSYKQSGLANKKTVAIQPGKDQSVLLATTKTRKQNKPAALLHKSVLKKDFRRMANAVNDQVAKNFYRADLKHAALARLSAVHRSLKVAKSGAKKRNRQAVRIYGRK; encoded by the exons ATGGCGACGGTTCCAGGGCAACTGATATGGGAGATAGTGAAGAAGAACAACTCTTTTCTGGTGAAGGAGTTCGGCAGAAGCCACGCCGGCGTTAGGTTCAGCAAGGAGCCCAACAACCTCTTGAACCTCCACTCCTACAAGCAATCTG GGTTGGCGAACAAGAAAACTGTGGCAATTCAGCCCGGTAAGGACCAATCTGTGCTGCTGGCGACGACTAAGACCAGGAAGCAGAACAAGCCTGCTGCTCTGCTCCACAAGTCTGTTTTGAAGAAGGACTTCCGCCGGATGGCCAATGCCGTCAATGATCAG GTGGCAAAGAACTTCTACCGGGCAGATCTGAAGCATGCAGCCCTTGCAAGGTTGAGTGCTGTTCACAGGAGCCTCAAGGTTGCCAAGTCTGGTGCAAAGAAGAGGAACAGGCAGGCTGTCAGAATCTATGGCAGGAAATGA